The Inediibacterium massiliense genome has a segment encoding these proteins:
- a CDS encoding CoA-disulfide reductase, translating to MKAKRLIIIGGDAAGMSAAAKAKRIDPSLEIIVFEKGEYISYAQCGLPYYISDITKDKEKLIARRPKDFEEQGISVFINHEVMKINVKHKTVEVMDQNKNTFETKYDTLLIATGADPNIPNVRGVNLKNIFTLKSISDAENIKKTVQREDIKNVVLIGGGYINVELIESMLLLGKEVRIIQRPKTLLNIMDEEFGMMLQEKVKKHGCLVHTEESLEEIIGEEKVEGVKTNKGEYKADVVIIAVGVKPRTDLLKNTGIDMLKNGAIRVDGYGKTSLPDIYAAGDCASAYHLVKKEDVYIPLATNANKQGKFTGASIAGEMKKFPGTLGSSVVKVLDMTFAKTGINEKEAKQMNIDYETVTVTAPSHARYYPNPKKIHIKLVYEKETKILLGAQMAGEEGVAKRLDIFALAIDRKMTGEELGYIDFCYSPPYATPWDAVHIAANNIK from the coding sequence ATGAAAGCAAAAAGGCTAATTATTATAGGAGGGGATGCGGCAGGTATGAGTGCAGCTGCCAAAGCAAAAAGAATAGATCCTAGTTTAGAAATTATTGTTTTTGAAAAAGGAGAATATATTTCTTATGCACAATGTGGACTACCTTATTATATTTCTGATATTACAAAGGATAAAGAAAAATTAATTGCAAGAAGACCAAAAGACTTTGAAGAACAAGGAATATCTGTTTTTATAAATCATGAAGTGATGAAAATTAATGTAAAACATAAAACTGTAGAAGTAATGGATCAAAACAAAAATACATTTGAAACAAAATATGATACACTATTGATTGCTACTGGTGCAGACCCGAATATACCAAATGTTAGAGGCGTAAATTTAAAAAATATATTTACATTAAAAAGTATTTCAGATGCAGAAAATATAAAGAAAACAGTTCAAAGAGAAGACATTAAAAATGTAGTATTAATAGGTGGAGGATATATCAATGTAGAGCTTATAGAATCAATGCTTTTATTAGGAAAAGAAGTACGAATCATCCAAAGACCAAAAACTTTATTAAATATTATGGATGAGGAATTTGGAATGATGTTGCAAGAAAAAGTAAAAAAGCATGGATGCTTGGTACATACAGAGGAAAGCTTAGAGGAGATTATAGGAGAAGAAAAGGTAGAGGGAGTCAAGACGAATAAAGGAGAATATAAAGCAGATGTAGTGATTATTGCAGTTGGAGTGAAACCTAGGACTGATCTATTAAAAAATACAGGAATAGATATGTTAAAAAACGGAGCTATTCGAGTAGATGGTTATGGAAAAACATCGTTGCCAGACATTTATGCTGCTGGAGATTGCGCGAGTGCATATCATTTGGTTAAAAAAGAAGATGTATATATTCCACTTGCAACTAATGCAAACAAGCAAGGAAAATTTACAGGAGCATCCATTGCAGGAGAAATGAAAAAATTTCCTGGAACATTAGGATCATCTGTTGTAAAAGTATTAGATATGACATTTGCCAAAACAGGCATCAATGAAAAAGAAGCCAAGCAGATGAATATAGACTATGAAACAGTAACTGTAACAGCACCTAGTCATGCAAGATACTATCCGAATCCAAAAAAGATTCATATCAAGCTTGTATATGAAAAAGAAACAAAAATATTATTAGGAGCCCAAATGGCAGGAGAAGAAGGAGTTGCAAAAAGATTAGATATATTTGCATTGGCAATTGACCGAAAAATGACAGGGGAGGAATTAGGTTATATAGATTTTTGTTATTCTCCACCATATGCAACACCTTGGGATGCAGTACATATTGCCGCAAATAATATAAAATAA
- the pepT gene encoding peptidase T produces the protein MEKACEKLLRYVKINTKSDDTSQTVPSTQTQFELARLLVDELKNMGIEDAHVDEKCYVMGTLKGNVENAPSIGLIAHLDTSPEMSGENVKANIIKDYDGEDIVLNKDLNIVMKVSDFPYLKDYKGKTLITTDGTTLLGADDKAGIAEIMTAVEYFINHPEIKHGDIKIGFTPDEEIGSGADYFDVEKFGADFAYTIDGGVLGEIEYENFNAASAYIKVNGSNIHPGEAKLKMKNSMLIGMELNGLLPTFEVPQYTEGYEGFYHLDKFDGSVEVTEMEYIIRDHDMEKFQNKKAFMKKACEFIDEKYGQGTVELRIEDSYLNMKEKILPVIHIVDSVVKAMETVGVTPMVKAIRGGTDGARLSYMGLPTPNIFTGGFNFHGKFEAICVEDMEKAVETIIEVIKGYVK, from the coding sequence ATGGAAAAAGCTTGTGAAAAATTACTTAGATATGTAAAGATTAATACAAAATCAGATGATACTTCACAAACTGTACCAAGTACACAAACCCAGTTTGAATTGGCTCGTTTATTAGTAGATGAATTAAAAAATATGGGTATTGAAGATGCTCATGTAGATGAAAAATGTTATGTTATGGGAACTTTGAAGGGAAATGTAGAAAATGCACCTTCTATAGGTTTAATTGCCCATTTAGATACCAGTCCTGAGATGTCAGGTGAAAATGTGAAAGCAAATATAATTAAAGATTATGATGGAGAAGATATTGTTTTAAATAAAGACTTAAATATTGTGATGAAGGTATCAGACTTTCCATATCTAAAGGATTACAAAGGAAAAACACTGATTACTACAGATGGAACAACGCTACTTGGAGCAGATGATAAAGCTGGAATAGCAGAAATTATGACTGCTGTTGAATATTTTATCAATCATCCAGAGATTAAGCATGGAGATATTAAAATTGGATTTACTCCAGATGAAGAAATAGGTAGCGGTGCAGATTATTTTGATGTAGAAAAATTTGGAGCAGACTTTGCTTATACAATAGATGGAGGAGTACTTGGAGAGATAGAATATGAAAATTTCAATGCAGCTTCAGCTTATATTAAAGTAAATGGTTCTAATATTCATCCAGGAGAAGCAAAGCTTAAAATGAAAAATTCTATGTTAATAGGAATGGAACTTAATGGACTTTTACCAACCTTTGAAGTTCCTCAATATACAGAAGGATATGAAGGATTTTATCATTTAGACAAATTTGATGGTTCTGTTGAAGTGACAGAGATGGAATATATTATAAGAGATCATGATATGGAAAAATTCCAAAATAAAAAAGCTTTTATGAAAAAGGCTTGTGAATTTATAGATGAAAAATACGGTCAAGGTACAGTAGAGCTTAGAATAGAAGATTCTTATTTGAATATGAAAGAAAAAATATTGCCAGTAATACATATTGTAGATTCAGTAGTAAAAGCTATGGAAACTGTAGGGGTAACACCTATGGTAAAAGCTATCAGAGGAGGTACAGATGGAGCAAGACTATCTTATATGGGATTACCAACTCCTAATATATTCACAGGTGGCTTTAACTTCCATGGAAAATTTGAAGCCATATGTGTAGAAGATATGGAAAAGGCAGTGGAAACTATAATCGAAGTGATAAAAGGTTATGTAAAATAA
- a CDS encoding YfcC family protein — MSAKAEKKKRSFPTAYTVLFIVLILAAILTYIVPAGSYAKLMFDSENKVFVITSPDGESTQEYPGTQATLDKLGVKVDITKFTDGSIYKAIAIPGTYEKLESKPQGIIEIIRAPIQGLYDTADIIMFVFIIGGIIGVLNNSGAFDAGFASLSRITKGREYLLIVIVTFIISLGGTTFGLAEETIALYPILVPVFMVAGYDAIVCIAALYMGSSIGTMFSTVNPFCSVIGSNAAGISFTNGLVLRTVGLVIATAVTVIYIVRYAEKIKKNPSASLIFDQKEDIEKKFFNRNAEVPEFTFRRKSMILIFALAFGVMIWGVSSQGWWFEEMTALFLAVGILICIISGMGEKKAVNEFVTGAAELVGVALTIGVARAVNLIMDNGLISDSILYGATNIVSGMNAGLFSILMLVIFCILGFFIPSASGLAVLSMPIMAPLADTVGLPRDVVVSAYQYGQGLMAFITPTGLILVTLSMVDVTYDKWLKFIMPLMGIVGGFSAVMLLIQALI, encoded by the coding sequence ATGAGTGCCAAGGCAGAAAAGAAAAAAAGAAGTTTCCCTACGGCGTATACGGTATTATTTATTGTTTTAATTTTAGCAGCAATTTTAACGTATATTGTTCCAGCAGGTTCTTATGCTAAATTAATGTTTGATAGTGAAAACAAAGTATTTGTAATCACTTCACCTGATGGAGAATCTACACAGGAGTATCCAGGAACACAAGCTACACTAGATAAGCTTGGAGTTAAGGTAGATATTACCAAGTTTACAGATGGAAGTATCTACAAAGCAATTGCTATTCCAGGAACTTATGAAAAATTAGAAAGTAAACCACAAGGAATTATTGAAATCATCAGAGCTCCGATTCAAGGTCTTTATGATACAGCAGATATTATTATGTTTGTATTTATTATAGGTGGAATTATTGGCGTTTTAAATAATAGTGGTGCCTTTGATGCAGGTTTTGCAAGTCTTTCAAGAATTACAAAAGGTAGAGAATATTTACTTATTGTAATTGTTACTTTTATCATTTCCTTAGGAGGTACAACTTTTGGTCTTGCAGAAGAGACCATTGCACTTTATCCTATTTTGGTTCCTGTATTTATGGTGGCAGGCTATGATGCCATTGTCTGTATAGCAGCTTTATATATGGGATCCTCTATTGGTACAATGTTTTCAACGGTAAACCCTTTCTGTTCTGTTATAGGATCTAATGCGGCAGGAATATCTTTTACAAATGGTCTTGTATTAAGAACTGTTGGACTTGTTATTGCTACGGCAGTGACTGTTATTTATATTGTAAGATATGCTGAAAAAATAAAGAAAAATCCTTCTGCGTCTTTAATTTTTGATCAAAAAGAAGATATAGAAAAGAAATTCTTTAATAGAAATGCAGAGGTTCCAGAGTTTACATTTAGAAGAAAGTCAATGATTTTAATATTTGCACTTGCATTTGGTGTAATGATTTGGGGTGTCTCTTCTCAAGGCTGGTGGTTTGAGGAAATGACAGCATTATTCTTAGCTGTAGGAATTCTTATTTGTATCATCTCTGGAATGGGTGAGAAAAAAGCTGTGAATGAGTTTGTGACAGGAGCCGCTGAGTTGGTAGGAGTAGCTCTTACTATCGGGGTTGCAAGAGCAGTAAACTTGATTATGGACAATGGATTGATTTCTGACTCTATTCTTTATGGAGCAACAAATATAGTAAGTGGAATGAATGCGGGACTATTCTCTATATTAATGTTGGTTATATTTTGTATTCTTGGATTTTTTATTCCATCTGCATCAGGACTTGCAGTGTTATCTATGCCTATCATGGCGCCTCTTGCAGATACAGTAGGTCTTCCAAGAGATGTAGTAGTAAGTGCTTATCAATATGGTCAAGGATTAATGGCGTTTATTACTCCAACAGGACTCATATTGGTAACTCTATCTATGGTAGATGTAACTTATGACAAATGGTTAAAATTTATTATGCCTCTGATGGGGATTGTTGGAGGATTTTCAGCAGTGATGTTATTGATTCAAGCATTAATTTAA
- a CDS encoding Crp/Fnr family transcriptional regulator encodes MYEKIFDQDIEKKMERFFVDNLADYGKIETFKKGELINPSHPDNIYIIIKGEVNQIMYSKKGDEIIFYRMTEGSIFGEIDFFERNRTFVVIKAVTDGQLSVVHREMIENKLKEKPKMYEYFLSSIIRKYRVVTVELANFQFNNSIGKLADFFIRLYYTESINSKNNISIILTHEEIANRIGLNRITVTNGIKEFKDKGFIEMKDRKIIIKDIEGLKTLTNIPI; translated from the coding sequence ATGTATGAAAAAATATTTGATCAAGATATAGAAAAAAAAATGGAGCGTTTTTTTGTCGATAATCTAGCAGATTATGGTAAAATTGAAACTTTTAAAAAAGGAGAATTAATTAATCCCAGTCATCCTGACAATATATATATTATTATTAAGGGAGAAGTCAATCAAATTATGTATTCCAAAAAGGGTGACGAAATTATTTTTTATCGAATGACAGAGGGAAGTATATTTGGAGAAATAGATTTTTTTGAGAGAAATAGAACCTTTGTGGTCATAAAAGCTGTAACAGATGGTCAATTATCTGTAGTTCATAGAGAAATGATAGAAAATAAATTAAAAGAAAAGCCTAAAATGTATGAATATTTTTTAAGTAGCATCATAAGAAAATATAGGGTTGTGACAGTGGAATTGGCAAATTTTCAGTTTAATAATTCTATAGGGAAATTAGCAGATTTTTTCATAAGACTATATTATACAGAAAGTATCAATTCAAAAAATAATATAAGTATTATACTGACACATGAGGAAATTGCCAACAGAATCGGACTCAATCGAATTACAGTTACAAATGGAATAAAAGAATTTAAGGACAAAGGATTTATAGAAATGAAAGATAGAAAAATTATTATAAAAGATATAGAAGGGCTTAAAACCCTTACAAATATACCTATATAA
- a CDS encoding M20 family metallopeptidase, with translation MNEVKEKIELNFNEFVNDLKALIQIPSVYEEDESPYPFGKNIDEALKKMLAIADKLGFKTFYEPNGYYGYAEYGDGDEMIGVLGHLDVVSPGDLKKWNTSPFDPVIKDGKLFGRGTQDDKGPTLGAMYAFKAIIDSGFKVNKKVRFIYGTDEENLWRGINEYNKKEQIPDYGFTPDADFPLIYAEKGLLQVDLVAKNETDIRLKAGDGYNVVPSQASYEGKDMDAIIKALEKLNYEYEKEQDKVTVMGKSAHAKDSEKGINAICRLLIAMNEIGMDSKCIRFIIENILEDALATKIFGECKDEASGSLKFNVGQIHIDEEKEILNIDIRIPVTVEKEFVVNKLNEVVQKYGFEIKEHDYLRSIYTPLDSKLVKTLMEAYTEVTKDSESLPISSGGATYARAMDNCVAFGAAFPYTEETEHQPNEYMKLEEMKKAIEIYACALLKLLK, from the coding sequence ATGAATGAAGTAAAAGAAAAAATTGAATTGAATTTTAATGAGTTTGTAAATGATCTTAAAGCTTTAATTCAAATACCAAGTGTTTATGAGGAAGACGAAAGTCCTTATCCATTTGGTAAGAATATAGATGAAGCTTTAAAGAAAATGTTGGCTATAGCTGACAAATTAGGATTTAAAACTTTTTATGAGCCTAACGGATACTATGGATATGCTGAATATGGAGATGGAGATGAAATGATAGGGGTTTTAGGACATTTAGATGTAGTTTCCCCTGGAGACTTAAAAAAATGGAATACAAGTCCTTTCGATCCTGTAATTAAAGATGGCAAATTATTTGGTAGAGGAACTCAAGATGACAAAGGACCTACTCTAGGGGCTATGTACGCATTTAAGGCTATTATAGATAGTGGCTTTAAAGTAAATAAAAAAGTTAGATTTATTTATGGAACAGATGAAGAAAATCTTTGGAGAGGAATTAATGAGTACAATAAAAAAGAACAAATTCCAGATTACGGATTTACTCCAGATGCAGATTTTCCATTGATTTATGCTGAAAAAGGACTTTTACAAGTTGATTTGGTTGCAAAAAATGAAACGGACATAAGACTCAAAGCAGGAGATGGATACAATGTAGTACCTTCACAAGCTTCTTATGAAGGAAAAGATATGGATGCTATTATAAAAGCGTTAGAAAAATTAAATTATGAGTATGAAAAAGAACAAGATAAAGTTACAGTCATGGGAAAAAGTGCTCATGCTAAAGATTCAGAAAAAGGAATTAATGCCATTTGTAGACTTTTAATTGCAATGAATGAAATTGGAATGGATTCAAAATGTATTCGTTTTATTATAGAAAATATTTTAGAGGATGCATTAGCAACTAAGATATTCGGAGAATGTAAAGATGAAGCATCAGGTAGTTTGAAATTTAATGTAGGACAAATACATATAGATGAAGAAAAAGAAATCTTAAATATAGATATAAGAATTCCAGTAACTGTAGAGAAAGAATTTGTTGTGAATAAATTAAATGAAGTAGTACAAAAGTATGGATTTGAAATAAAAGAACATGATTATTTAAGATCCATCTATACACCACTAGATTCTAAACTAGTAAAAACATTAATGGAGGCTTATACAGAAGTAACTAAAGATTCTGAAAGCTTGCCAATTTCATCAGGAGGAGCAACTTATGCAAGAGCTATGGACAATTGTGTAGCTTTTGGAGCAGCTTTTCCATATACAGAAGAAACAGAACATCAGCCTAATGAATATATGAAATTAGAAGAGATGAAAAAGGCAATAGAAATTTATGCATGTGCATTATTAAAATTATTAAAATAA
- a CDS encoding DUF554 domain-containing protein has translation MLGTIVNTFAIIGGSLLGLFFKGGIPKKYNETILKANGLSVILIGIMGAVKTQNLLLLIFSMVIGSILGEFFNIEDNLDKLGKFIGNKLGDEEGGIAKGFVTSSLLFCVGSMAIVGSLESGLTGNHQTLFAKSVLDGITSIVFTSTLGIGVIFSAVSVFLYQGMITLLASYMKDVLTPEVIGEMSSIGGLLIMGLGLNLLEFKRIKVGNMLPAIFIPILYYIGKLIYFKII, from the coding sequence ATGTTAGGAACGATTGTAAATACATTTGCTATTATAGGAGGAAGTTTGTTAGGATTATTCTTTAAAGGAGGAATTCCTAAAAAGTATAATGAAACCATTTTGAAAGCCAATGGATTAAGTGTTATTTTAATAGGAATTATGGGTGCTGTAAAAACTCAAAATTTACTTCTTTTGATTTTTAGTATGGTGATTGGAAGTATCTTAGGAGAATTTTTTAATATTGAGGATAATCTAGATAAACTAGGAAAGTTTATAGGAAATAAATTGGGAGATGAAGAAGGAGGCATTGCAAAAGGTTTTGTAACTTCAAGTCTACTATTTTGTGTAGGATCTATGGCAATTGTAGGATCACTAGAAAGTGGATTGACTGGAAATCATCAAACTCTTTTTGCAAAATCTGTATTAGATGGAATTACTTCTATTGTTTTTACTTCTACATTAGGAATTGGAGTGATTTTTTCTGCAGTTTCTGTATTTTTATACCAAGGAATGATTACTTTGTTGGCATCTTATATGAAAGATGTATTGACTCCTGAGGTAATAGGAGAAATGTCATCTATTGGTGGACTTTTGATTATGGGATTGGGATTGAATTTGCTTGAATTTAAGAGAATAAAAGTAGGAAATATGCTTCCAGCTATATTTATTCCTATATTGTATTATATAGGAAAATTAATTTATTTTAAAATCATCTAG